The following is a genomic window from Tachysurus fulvidraco isolate hzauxx_2018 chromosome 24, HZAU_PFXX_2.0, whole genome shotgun sequence.
CAGAACACGTATTATTTAGACGATTATGTTGCACTGGACCTCTGATATAAAACGAGCTCGTGCTGTTGTCAATCACACCCCGGAAATGGTTCCAGTGATTTGATGATTCACTAATTTCAGTTTCAAAAGATCATTGTTAAACGAGCAGATATTGCTAGGGAAATGCCGCCTACAATTCGAAACTAAAACGGAAATTGACGTAATGTAATTCGGAaacataaaattgttttttttttttttatatgaaagttTGATATAAATCAAAAACGAATTTGCGTAATCACACAACCCCTGCCTATCTAAAACGATTTAAATAGACGAAGGACTGCTGTTAGTGTTCATTAGCACTGCTTCATAAATTCAGAGCAACACTGATTCTAACTAGGACTTAACACTAGCTTTACTGGATTTTGTGTTTAGCAGTTTTTCTAATTGTTTAACATGGAGCTATTGAGATTTGTGTTCGTgttggtgttgagtgtgtgtgaagccgCAGCTGTGCCACCCTGCAAATGGGCAGACTTCAGACTCCAAATGCTGAACAAGGACAGCATTACACTGCTGGAGAGCATGGTGAGAAACAGCtgttaatactactactactactactactactactactactactactactactactactactgctgctgctgctgctgctaataataataataataataataataataataataataataataataataataataataatgtgtgtctACAGGGTGGTCCGATGCCACTGGATTgtttagaggaaaaaaacaactccTTTCCACAGGTGTCCTTTCCAAAGGTAAGTGCTGAAATGTTAACTGTAAATCATCCAGGTGTCATTTTAATTTGCAGcttttacaaaatgaaaaaaaaatcttcaaacaATTCGCTGACGTTTTTTTACATGTCTAATGATATTTTCATTCAGTGACAAATCTGTCATGTAGCTTTTTATGTTGATCATTTTTCATAAATTTTAATGATATATCCCATGTCTGTGTTTGAGATTACTTAACTAAATGACAATCTGGCAATCACTTCTTGGCAAAATTCACATTGTCATTCCCGAACCACTGCTTTGAAGTAGTTTTAGGGCTAAAAAGAAGAACATCAACAACGATCATTATTTTCTATCCGACAACAGAACAGATGTTAAAATAATGTATGTATCGATTTGTATTTACAGGATGAAAACTTGCTCCCGGTTGCTCTTGAAACTCTTAATGAAGTCGCCAAAATCTTCAACATGACTTCAATAACATCAGTCACATGGGACAGAGGGCAACTGAGATACTTCAAGGCCCTCATAGATAGACAAGTGGAAAATCTGAAGATATGTGTGAGTTAGAAATGTCTTGCTCTGAGTTTGGTTGTGAAACTGATAGAATGCCAGTGTTTACATCATCATCTCTGATTTAATCATCTGTAGGTAGGGAAACAGGTCCAGACAGTGATGGACAAATCTGTGAGCAACAGCACCGATACACTCAGGTCCTATTTTGTAAAATTGGAAGAGCGACTGAAAGAGAAGGTCAGTACACAGAGAAGAAACTACAAGCACAATCAAAATCACATGCTCCAAACCTCTGCATGAAGCGTCTGTGGAGGTGATGTGGTGTAATTCTGCTGTTTAACATTAAGTGAATGTGCATTGTGTTTCTGCTGTACAGGAGTTCAGCTCATGCGCCTGGGAGATAGTGAGAAAAGAGCTGCTGGATAGTCTCCAGAAGTTGCAGACTTTTATAAAGAGCAAGAACTGAAGTGGACCAGAGATCAACAAAACTTCTTAAAACATCTGGAGCATATTTTCAGTTATTGTAATGATTGATTAATCGGCATTTTTACTGGTTTGTTTGCTTTACTGAATATTATAgcatttttctattatttatttatttatttatttatttatttatttatttatttatttatttatttatttatttatttatttatccatcaatttatttattgatccatcaatttatttatttatttatttatttatttatttatttatttattcgtgtctaagaataaaatacatgtgCAGTAcgtatgtttttatattgtgttttattagaaTATAACGCATTTCACTTTTATTACCTACTTATTTAATTGCGGTCCTGGAGATTGTTGTATGCATTTGAATGTTCgcacattgaaaaaaaaaatcaataaataacttttttaaaaaaaacgttttttcCACCCCACACTTTTTTTGTTACATAAAATGAATGCTAGAGACCGTTAAAGCCTGAACAAACA
Proteins encoded in this region:
- the LOC125140175 gene encoding interferon alpha-like, which gives rise to MELLRFVFVLVLSVCEAAAVPPCKWADFRLQMLNKDSITLLESMGGPMPLDCLEEKNNSFPQVSFPKDENLLPVALETLNEVAKIFNMTSITSVTWDRGQLRYFKALIDRQVENLKICVGKQVQTVMDKSVSNSTDTLRSYFVKLEERLKEKEFSSCAWEIVRKELLDSLQKLQTFIKSKN